One part of the Thermococcus sp. genome encodes these proteins:
- a CDS encoding TetR/AcrR family transcriptional regulator, protein MATKSPGKTREKLVRSAMELFAKKGFDKTTVDEIVAKAGVAKGTFYLYFKSKDDLIKELAFEVMPIMAMPSLNDPYITVSFPTLESYLHQLGREFLDFYSESYRAEIFFHMLSVRERMKSVNEIYRQACSELLREGARRITAYVKVGFEDALISFQVFIASLMHYLHARECIGLSDEQYLRRVVRVVLNHLRLSVSV, encoded by the coding sequence ATGGCTACAAAATCACCCGGTAAGACTAGAGAAAAACTTGTTAGGTCCGCAATGGAGCTCTTCGCCAAAAAGGGCTTTGACAAGACAACGGTAGACGAGATAGTCGCGAAAGCAGGCGTCGCCAAAGGAACTTTTTACCTCTACTTTAAAAGTAAGGACGACCTCATAAAGGAGCTCGCTTTCGAAGTTATGCCCATAATGGCTATGCCCTCCCTAAACGACCCTTATATAACGGTGTCCTTTCCAACGCTAGAGAGCTACCTCCACCAGCTTGGTAGGGAGTTTCTGGATTTTTACTCCGAGAGTTATCGAGCTGAGATTTTCTTTCATATGCTCTCCGTCAGAGAGAGGATGAAAAGTGTGAATGAAATCTACAGGCAGGCATGCTCCGAGCTATTAAGGGAAGGGGCGAGGAGAATCACGGCCTACGTTAAGGTTGGTTTTGAAGACGCTCTAATATCATTTCAGGTCTTCATCGCTTCCTTGATGCACTATCTTCATGCTAGGGAGTGTATAGGCCTTTCCGATGAGCAATACCTGAGGAGAGTCGTTAGGGTTGTTCTGAACCATCTCCGCCTTTCAGTTAGTGTATAA
- a CDS encoding 4Fe-4S dicluster domain-containing protein, with translation MAHKKIFLDYKRCIGCKACEVACEMTHGEARIKVFEFPDLFTVPFNCRHCEKAPCMNVCPTGALFRDEDGAVAFDPLKCIGCLMCAVACPFGIPKLDEENKIMDKCDLCADRRAEGLLPACVSACPTEALKFGEINEILWNREGKIVANLKSSAEKGEGEKAYIVL, from the coding sequence ATGGCTCACAAGAAGATTTTCCTCGACTATAAGCGCTGTATCGGCTGTAAGGCCTGTGAAGTGGCCTGTGAAATGACCCACGGCGAGGCAAGAATAAAGGTCTTCGAGTTCCCCGATCTCTTCACTGTCCCCTTCAACTGCCGCCACTGTGAGAAGGCACCGTGTATGAACGTTTGCCCAACCGGAGCACTCTTCAGGGACGAGGACGGAGCCGTTGCCTTCGACCCGCTCAAGTGTATCGGCTGTCTCATGTGTGCCGTTGCCTGTCCCTTCGGAATTCCAAAGCTCGACGAGGAGAACAAGATTATGGACAAGTGCGACCTCTGTGCCGATAGAAGGGCGGAAGGCCTTCTCCCGGCCTGTGTTTCAGCATGCCCAACTGAGGCCCTTAAGTTCGGTGAGATAAATGAAATCCTCTGGAACAGAGAAGGAAAAATAGTCGCCAACCTGAAGAGCTCTGCCGAGAAGGGAGAGGGCGAGAAGGCATACATCGTCCTCTGA
- the fdhF gene encoding formate dehydrogenase subunit alpha, with amino-acid sequence MAEKLVPVVCPWCSVGCRFYAVSVNGYIRRIEFDYDHPTIANRGKLCPKGVASYQFINSSKRIKKPLKRVGEKGEGKFEEISWGEAYRIIAEKIKEIKETYGPEAIAFLGSEKITLEENYLVHKLSKAIGTNHLDFPGRYCQYSNSPARTAVFGSGAATNPFEDVAKAELIVVWGHNPAETAPVFFGQYVEKAVIDNGAEMVVIDPRSTRGHKYASIHLKPYPGTDLAIALAMLNVVINEELYDKKFVQERTVGFEELKEAVKDYTPEWAEKISGVPAEDIRKAARLIASKRAAFLVNEGVNQHVNGFELSLAIANLIAITGNIGKEGVWSGVFPGAQCGFCAAMSGIAPNKLPTGKLVTDEAARAELERLWGFKIPDWVGLDLTNMVREIGKKIRMMYIVGGNIAKSMPNTSWVREQLKKLDFLVVQDIFLTETAKYADIVLPAAAWFEKTGTAISAERRVQRTYKAAEAPGEAKPDWLIIVELAKELGLGEYFKYEHPDEILREINSVIPVFKGATPEYLAEHPEGCFFPCSEPGEGTKVLFKKGFKTPDGKAHLQPVKWREPPEMTDEEYPLWLTNFRLVGHWHTGTMSFESPSLEKRWPEEYVMINPKDAEKHGIKNGDLVKVETRRGSVLVRAEVTEHVREGVIAMPNHWNINFLTLDEIHEKTKMAELKAVAARIKKVEE; translated from the coding sequence ATGGCCGAGAAACTTGTGCCGGTAGTATGCCCCTGGTGTTCCGTCGGCTGTCGCTTTTACGCGGTCAGCGTGAACGGCTACATAAGGAGGATAGAATTCGACTACGACCACCCAACAATTGCAAACAGAGGAAAGCTCTGTCCCAAGGGAGTTGCTTCCTACCAGTTCATCAACAGTTCTAAGAGGATCAAAAAGCCCCTCAAGCGCGTCGGTGAGAAGGGTGAGGGGAAGTTCGAGGAGATAAGCTGGGGAGAAGCCTACAGGATAATCGCCGAGAAAATAAAGGAGATAAAGGAAACCTACGGACCTGAGGCGATAGCCTTCCTCGGAAGTGAGAAGATAACCCTCGAGGAGAACTACCTCGTCCACAAGCTCTCCAAGGCGATAGGGACCAACCATCTCGACTTTCCCGGAAGGTACTGCCAGTACTCTAACAGCCCAGCAAGGACGGCCGTATTCGGAAGCGGTGCGGCAACAAATCCCTTCGAGGACGTTGCCAAGGCCGAGCTGATTGTCGTCTGGGGCCACAATCCTGCTGAAACCGCTCCTGTCTTCTTCGGCCAGTACGTTGAGAAAGCTGTTATTGACAACGGTGCCGAGATGGTTGTGATTGACCCGCGCTCGACGAGGGGACACAAGTACGCTTCCATTCACCTGAAGCCGTACCCGGGAACTGACCTTGCGATAGCCCTAGCGATGCTCAACGTTGTAATCAATGAGGAACTCTACGACAAGAAGTTCGTTCAGGAGAGAACCGTTGGCTTCGAAGAGCTGAAGGAGGCCGTCAAGGACTACACCCCCGAGTGGGCCGAGAAGATAAGTGGCGTTCCGGCCGAGGACATAAGAAAGGCCGCGAGGCTGATAGCGAGCAAGAGAGCGGCCTTCCTCGTTAACGAAGGTGTCAACCAGCACGTTAACGGATTTGAACTTTCCCTGGCCATAGCGAACCTCATAGCAATAACCGGTAACATCGGCAAAGAAGGCGTCTGGAGTGGTGTCTTTCCAGGAGCACAATGTGGCTTCTGTGCCGCTATGAGTGGTATAGCTCCTAACAAGCTTCCAACAGGAAAGCTCGTCACTGACGAAGCCGCTAGGGCCGAGCTTGAGAGACTCTGGGGCTTCAAGATACCCGACTGGGTCGGCCTCGACCTGACCAACATGGTGAGGGAGATAGGGAAGAAGATTAGGATGATGTACATCGTCGGCGGTAACATAGCAAAGTCAATGCCCAACACCTCGTGGGTACGGGAACAGCTCAAGAAGCTTGACTTTCTCGTTGTGCAGGACATATTCCTCACCGAGACTGCTAAATACGCGGACATAGTTCTCCCGGCCGCGGCGTGGTTCGAGAAGACCGGGACGGCAATAAGCGCCGAGAGGCGCGTCCAGAGAACTTACAAGGCCGCCGAAGCTCCTGGCGAGGCAAAACCCGACTGGCTGATTATAGTTGAGCTCGCTAAGGAACTCGGCCTCGGTGAGTACTTCAAGTATGAGCACCCGGACGAGATTCTGAGGGAGATAAACAGCGTCATCCCCGTGTTCAAGGGTGCAACGCCGGAGTACCTCGCGGAGCACCCTGAGGGATGCTTCTTCCCGTGCAGTGAACCGGGTGAGGGGACGAAGGTTCTCTTCAAGAAGGGCTTCAAGACCCCGGACGGAAAGGCCCACCTCCAGCCAGTCAAATGGCGCGAGCCACCTGAGATGACCGACGAGGAATACCCGCTCTGGCTTACCAACTTCAGGCTCGTCGGTCACTGGCACACTGGAACGATGTCATTCGAGAGCCCGAGCCTTGAGAAGCGCTGGCCAGAGGAGTACGTTATGATTAACCCGAAGGACGCCGAGAAGCACGGCATAAAGAACGGTGACCTCGTCAAGGTCGAGACGAGGCGCGGAAGTGTCCTTGTCAGGGCAGAGGTTACCGAGCACGTCAGGGAGGGCGTTATAGCGATGCCCAACCACTGGAACATCAACTTCCTGACTCTGGATGAGATACACGAGAAGACCAAGATGGCCGAGCTGAAGGCCGTTGCGGCCAGGATTAAGAAGGTTGAGGAGTGA
- a CDS encoding DUF302 domain-containing protein translates to MEDLMKQMIKAVKSKYGFEETIEKLKKKTEELGWTVIGEYDFREKVGIPFAIIEVCNKEFATKAISKPENRWISAMMPCKFSIIEMPDGIYVFGMNMELFAKMIPGELGGLLSEVSEIDEKIISAVL, encoded by the coding sequence ATGGAGGACTTGATGAAGCAAATGATTAAGGCAGTCAAAAGTAAATATGGTTTTGAGGAGACCATTGAGAAACTGAAAAAGAAAACTGAAGAACTTGGCTGGACGGTTATAGGGGAGTATGACTTCAGGGAAAAAGTTGGAATTCCCTTTGCCATTATAGAAGTCTGTAACAAGGAGTTTGCTACAAAGGCTATTAGCAAACCTGAAAATAGGTGGATTTCTGCTATGATGCCTTGTAAATTCTCCATAATAGAAATGCCTGATGGGATATACGTATTTGGTATGAACATGGAACTATTTGCTAAAATGATTCCTGGCGAGTTGGGGGGACTTCTTTCGGAAGTCTCAGAGATTGATGAAAAAATAATTTCGGCTGTTCTCTGA
- a CDS encoding proton-conducting transporter membrane subunit gives MVMIELVLISALLPFLLLALWKLEGKTADIIAGSILGISLLLNGIAVYDFFSNGSEKVYHTAYVVTTNLGEVFGITLDTASALMGIVSILIAFLMVVYASRFLESNRGKFYALFGLLTGASMVFIYSINLVQFAIALELMAIAMLCLVELGGAKMDALKAFLVLNVGVFLILGAVLVLGNGQDLTKVTYDSTAFLLLIFAAFMMSSQFPFYSWLPDSTASPIPASAYVHSASIVPLGAYMLFRVIQYMKPNDQYFWLLGGLTVALIILMMIYYPLQRDAKRLVAYSTIAQTGVAYITLAYALLGHVAGIQIALYQVVNHAVVKALAFASVGGLAIAYGTTDLKLIKGMRKSVPWTSIAWFMSFLGLAGVLPLGLFFSKAFTIMSTRHAEGIASWLFPGVVLIDAAIFLIVVLLWFRKSFFGEGESRNEPKVIVAVLIVLIIVGIIMPWVSLDVVMKISFAG, from the coding sequence ATGGTGATGATTGAACTGGTGTTGATTTCAGCGCTCCTCCCGTTCCTGCTCCTGGCACTCTGGAAGCTCGAGGGAAAGACTGCTGACATCATAGCGGGCTCAATACTAGGCATCTCACTTCTCCTAAATGGAATCGCTGTCTACGATTTCTTCTCAAACGGTTCTGAAAAGGTCTATCACACCGCCTACGTTGTAACAACCAACCTTGGGGAGGTCTTTGGGATAACCCTTGATACGGCCTCGGCACTCATGGGAATCGTTTCAATACTCATAGCGTTTCTCATGGTGGTTTACGCAAGCAGGTTCCTTGAGTCCAACAGGGGAAAGTTCTACGCACTCTTCGGCCTCTTGACGGGCGCGAGCATGGTTTTCATATACTCAATCAACCTCGTTCAGTTCGCCATAGCCCTCGAGCTGATGGCCATTGCGATGCTCTGCCTTGTTGAGCTGGGCGGTGCAAAGATGGATGCCCTCAAGGCCTTTCTCGTCCTCAACGTTGGTGTTTTCCTCATACTTGGTGCAGTTCTTGTCCTCGGGAACGGCCAGGACCTCACGAAGGTCACTTATGACAGCACAGCCTTTCTCCTGCTGATTTTCGCCGCCTTTATGATGAGCTCCCAGTTCCCGTTCTATTCATGGCTCCCCGACTCAACCGCTTCTCCGATTCCAGCGAGTGCCTACGTCCATTCAGCTTCAATAGTTCCGCTCGGTGCCTACATGCTCTTCAGGGTCATACAGTACATGAAGCCGAACGACCAGTATTTCTGGCTCCTCGGAGGCCTAACCGTTGCCCTGATAATCCTAATGATGATTTATTACCCCCTCCAGCGCGATGCCAAGAGACTTGTGGCGTATTCGACCATAGCACAGACGGGCGTTGCCTACATAACCCTCGCCTACGCCCTCCTTGGCCACGTTGCAGGTATACAGATAGCCCTTTACCAGGTTGTCAACCATGCCGTTGTTAAAGCGCTCGCCTTTGCCTCCGTTGGTGGCCTTGCGATTGCATATGGTACGACTGACCTCAAGCTCATCAAAGGAATGAGAAAAAGCGTCCCGTGGACGAGCATAGCATGGTTCATGAGCTTTCTCGGCTTGGCTGGCGTTCTCCCGCTCGGTCTATTCTTCAGCAAGGCCTTCACCATAATGAGCACCAGACATGCAGAGGGCATAGCTTCGTGGCTCTTCCCGGGCGTTGTCCTCATTGACGCGGCAATATTCCTCATAGTGGTTCTCCTGTGGTTCAGGAAGAGCTTCTTCGGGGAGGGCGAATCCAGGAACGAACCAAAGGTCATCGTTGCAGTGCTTATAGTCCTCATAATAGTCGGCATAATAATGCCTTGGGTGAGCCTCGACGTTGTGATGAAGATAAGCTTCGCGGGGTGA
- a CDS encoding HypC/HybG/HupF family hydrogenase formation chaperone: MALMLAGRVVEVRGNRAIVDVDGELREAKLDFIKDVKPGDYVTIYYGIVLEKVTKREAEETLARCSYHRSKKLTLSFTVSNRKF; this comes from the coding sequence ATGGCACTGATGCTCGCTGGAAGGGTCGTTGAGGTTAGGGGAAACAGGGCAATTGTCGACGTTGACGGTGAGCTCAGAGAGGCAAAGCTTGATTTTATAAAAGATGTCAAACCCGGTGACTACGTGACGATTTACTACGGGATTGTTCTTGAGAAGGTTACCAAAAGGGAGGCAGAAGAGACCCTTGCGAGGTGCTCGTATCACCGCTCTAAAAAGCTCACGCTGTCCTTTACAGTTTCAAACCGGAAGTTTTAG